The following is a genomic window from Parabacteroides johnsonii DSM 18315.
GTAAGGTGATTTCCGTTCCGTCGCCCACCTTTACATTTGCCTTACAAGAATTATATAAAACGGCGGCTACCCCGTTGTCCGGCGTCGCCAACACCAAATGTTCGACATAATAGGGCCAGCCGAAACCATGATTGTGCTGGCAGCAACGACTGCTGAACGGGTTCATGGCCAAGAACGGGCCGGAATTATCCAATCCCGGATGATGATTGCGTGAATCGCTGATCGCCATATTCGGACAAGTCAGATAACGAAGTGCCCGGTAATCAGGCATCAAAGAAGCCGGATAACTATTGAACGCGACATCTTCGAGGTGATCGGCCCAATAAGGATCGCCACTGATCAGAAGCATGATCTCGTCGGATGCCATCTGCTCCACAAAACCACAAGTCTCCGTTCCCTGGCGAGGATCGAAAAATCCGATACGAGCATTCTCGTCCGCCCCGAACATTCCACCGGGAACCTGGCCGAAAGCACGGCGTATCAAACTCTGGACATTATAGCTGGCAGCCAACATCGCCGAGTCTCTAGTAAACAGATAATAGGTGGCAGGTTCACGGAAACACTGAGCGACATTCACATTGTGCCAGTTCGGAAGCTGAGTCGATTTTGTCCAGTCTGCCGTATTCCGGTGAATCTTTTCGGCCAACGGAAGAAGCGACTCGTCACCCGTACGGTTATATAGCCAGACCACGCTCCAAAGATTATCCCCTCCACGGCTATTTTCCCAGTAACTTGACAGGAAAGCGTCATCGGAAACCGTTTGCAGATAGTGACAATAGCGGGTCATGAAGTCGATCACCCGATTATCGTTCGTATATTCATGATAGGATTGCATGATCCAGAGGACGATCATGTTCGGCCAAAAATCCTGCTTGCCGTTATTCAGATGCACCGGTCCAAAATTACCATCCGCCCGCTGACTGGCCAGAATGGCTTCTATCCAGAATTTCGTTTCTTTCAACAAAGCCTCGTCTTTCAAGGCATACGCCATATTACCATACCCACGCAGCCAGTAAGGTACTTCTTCCCAACCCCATTCGCCTCCATTTTTCAACCAGGCGTTGTTTCCTTTTTGCAGCCAAGCGCTAATCTCCCCCAAATGACCGCAAAGTCCGTCCTTCTGTAATTCGATTTGCCGACGTATCCAGCCTTCAGGCTCGATACTTCCGGCGGGCAGCTTGATAAATTGCAATGGTTGCAACGGGGCCCGGTTACTTACATAATAGTCATTACGAGAGGCTGTGGACAAACGTTCCATCGTCCGAATCTCTTGCGTCTGTTTACCTGCACACGACGCCAACAGAATTGAGAAAAGTAAAATCGTCTTTTTCATGCTTATCAGATTTATTGGACAAAGGAAAGGAATCCGACAGAAAAACATGATAAGAAATCAATCAAAAACATATAAAAATCGTTCTATCACTTCCTCCTGATGAAAAAGCAATAGAACGATATAAAATCTTTTGGTTACTTCTCTTTCAAGAGAAAAGCAACAATCACTTTCTTAACTGGCACACTCCGTAATACAACAGACGGAGTACAACCGACAACCCGTAAAAGCCACACGTGATGAGCAGCATCCACAACGATTGTGTCCAAAGCTCGGACCAACTTGTACCGTATGTGATGATAGAGATAATGTTCATCAGATAGGCGAGCGCGATACAGACACAGAATATCTTGATTTCCGTTTTTTGTCTCTTTACAGATAATACGATTTCTTTCATAATCATGCAAAATTTAGATACGGTATTTTATATTCATCCGGGAAAGTAATCACCCGTCCTTCATCAATCGCCTGCAAACCCAACAAACCCAAAACAGAAGAATAGTAAGCTTCTTCCACCAAGTTAGGAGCTGGTTTTCCGGTAATGGCCGCTTCACAGAAAGCGGTAACCAACTCGATAGAGCCGTCGCCGGCAGCACCTACCGATGACTGTCCACTGATCGTTGTGACATTATCCATGATCAGATGTCCCTTGTTTACCGATGCAGTTTCAGGCACCCAACTCGGGCCGGCAAATGAAACATTGTCGAAAATCTTATGTTCGATCTGGTTGATCAACTGCATGATACCAGGAGCAGGTTCGACATCTTCAAAATAATATTTACCTTTTTCCGGTTCCATTGTGCCCTTACTTCCCATGATCTCTTCTTCAAGGCCATAAAACTTGTTGGCAATCATTGACTCATAGGTCATCTTCACACCGTTCGGATAATGGTAAATCAAATTGATGCTGTCATACACTTCGCGGCCATCCTTCCAATAGACGATATCCCCCATGCCGGCCACCTTTTCAGGAAGCATCCGGAGCGCCCAGTTTCCGACCTGCAACTGATGGGTGGCCAACTCCGTTACCAAGCCACATGAATATTCCTTATATAAGCGCCAGTTGATCTTACGTTCCAAATCGGGAGAAGGAACGGGACGGCGCCAGTCGTTATTACGGAACCAATACGCCCGTATCGAGTTTATATCTCCCAACAAGCCGGCATGAACCATTTCCATCGCTTTTATATATTTCGGATCATATAAGCGCTGCTGGCCAATAAACATCACTTTACCGGATTCTTTAAACACATTATACATATCCAGACAGTCGGCACACGTCATCGCCATCGATTTCTCGCAAAAGACATGCTTTCCGGCGTGCAAAGCATCTATCGTTATATGCGCGTGTTCGTACAGCGGAGTCGCGATCATAACGGCCTGTATATCCTTATCTTCCAAAACCTTTCGGTAATCATCATACGTCTTAGCCTGGGGATAGATAACCGAAGCGGCTTTCAGATTAGGAGGATAATTATCACACAAGGCAACCACATCAGCATACGGAACCGTCTTCAGGTTGTTCAAGTGATATTGTCCGCGTGAACCTGTACCGATAAATCCGATCCGCACTTTCTCCTTTGCGATCTGCACCTTATCGTCGGCACTACAGGACTGCAACCAGGGAAACGCGGAAAGCAGTGCACCGCCTCCACCAATCATTCCCAACTCCTTGAAGAAGTCCCGCCGGCTTAAATTGACTGAATTCTCATCATTTTTCATAACTTATATACATGTTTTTCATAAATATCAAATTGAGACGCGATTACCGGAACACGCTCGTCGTCGCAGATCATAAAGGCAGTTGTCAGAATCTCCGCCACCACCGGATCTTTCGACACCACCGACACCATTTTCTTATCCTCCACGAATGTTCCCGTATGCGGGTTCACGATATGACGCGGATGGGAAGGCATATTTCCCGATGTCGATAGCGAACTGTCACACAACTTCAAATCGGCAATCCGCTCTTTCGTAAACGGATTGTCAAGACCCACCGGCCAATATTCGCCGCACGGATGCGTACCGACCGCCAGAACCGAACTATTTCCGAAATTGACAAGCGCCTTACCAATCCCGTTTTCTTCCAACAGTTCCCGTATTTTAGCAAGCGCATATCCTTTCCCGTACCCGCCGAGATCAATGTGTAAAGATTCAGAAAAGAAAAAAATGCTTTTATCTTCTTCCGTCAGCAATACCTGGTCGAATCCCTGCAAAGTTATATCGAAATATCCTTCCGTCAGCTCATTGTAACGCTTGCAGTTCAACAATATATTCCAAAGCTCTTCCCCCACCGTCACCGGGTAGTGCCCGGCTTCCCGGTTAACAAATGAAACCTCACTCTCCGGATCGAACCGGTTCAGCATTTTATCTAATCGCTGCACTTCCGATTCGACCTTTTCCCAGACCGTACCAAGAAGACGGGGATCACTGCCGACCATCAAGATGTCGAACTGCGTTCCCATTACCGACGACATAGATCCATGGAAAAGCCCGGAAGCCGCATAATAGTTAGAATAAGCCATTTGTTACTTGTTATTTTTTACATGGTTCAAAGAGGTGCGCGTACACACTCTGCAAATATAGGGGATTTGTTCGTTTCACAAATAGAATTAGGCAACCTTTTTCTTAAAAGGTTGCCTAATTAGCGTTTATTTTCGTTTAAAACATTTATTACAACTCAACCTTCGCCAAGCAGAATTCCTTTTCCAGATGATAAGCTAAAACGC
Proteins encoded in this region:
- a CDS encoding beta-L-arabinofuranosidase domain-containing protein; the encoded protein is MKKTILLFSILLASCAGKQTQEIRTMERLSTASRNDYYVSNRAPLQPLQFIKLPAGSIEPEGWIRRQIELQKDGLCGHLGEISAWLQKGNNAWLKNGGEWGWEEVPYWLRGYGNMAYALKDEALLKETKFWIEAILASQRADGNFGPVHLNNGKQDFWPNMIVLWIMQSYHEYTNDNRVIDFMTRYCHYLQTVSDDAFLSSYWENSRGGDNLWSVVWLYNRTGDESLLPLAEKIHRNTADWTKSTQLPNWHNVNVAQCFREPATYYLFTRDSAMLAASYNVQSLIRRAFGQVPGGMFGADENARIGFFDPRQGTETCGFVEQMASDEIMLLISGDPYWADHLEDVAFNSYPASLMPDYRALRYLTCPNMAISDSRNHHPGLDNSGPFLAMNPFSSRCCQHNHGFGWPYYVEHLVLATPDNGVAAVLYNSCKANVKVGDGTEITLHEQTNYPFEEMTRFTVGTSENVSFPFYLRIPAWCKNASVLINGKPQQTKFAPGTYACIEREWKDGDEVVLNLPMEYAVRQWQVNKNSVSVDYGPLTLSLRVEEEYKQMPSTETAVWDSKWQEGADASAWPTFEILPASPWNYALRVQSPITLQRRNWPSDNNPFTLSSVPMEFKAQGRLVPEWKIDEYGLCGVLPYENARKSNRLDEITLVPMGAARLRISAFPVAE
- a CDS encoding Gfo/Idh/MocA family protein, with the protein product MKNDENSVNLSRRDFFKELGMIGGGGALLSAFPWLQSCSADDKVQIAKEKVRIGFIGTGSRGQYHLNNLKTVPYADVVALCDNYPPNLKAASVIYPQAKTYDDYRKVLEDKDIQAVMIATPLYEHAHITIDALHAGKHVFCEKSMAMTCADCLDMYNVFKESGKVMFIGQQRLYDPKYIKAMEMVHAGLLGDINSIRAYWFRNNDWRRPVPSPDLERKINWRLYKEYSCGLVTELATHQLQVGNWALRMLPEKVAGMGDIVYWKDGREVYDSINLIYHYPNGVKMTYESMIANKFYGLEEEIMGSKGTMEPEKGKYYFEDVEPAPGIMQLINQIEHKIFDNVSFAGPSWVPETASVNKGHLIMDNVTTISGQSSVGAAGDGSIELVTAFCEAAITGKPAPNLVEEAYYSSVLGLLGLQAIDEGRVITFPDEYKIPYLNFA
- a CDS encoding FAD:protein FMN transferase, translated to MAYSNYYAASGLFHGSMSSVMGTQFDILMVGSDPRLLGTVWEKVESEVQRLDKMLNRFDPESEVSFVNREAGHYPVTVGEELWNILLNCKRYNELTEGYFDITLQGFDQVLLTEEDKSIFFFSESLHIDLGGYGKGYALAKIRELLEENGIGKALVNFGNSSVLAVGTHPCGEYWPVGLDNPFTKERIADLKLCDSSLSTSGNMPSHPRHIVNPHTGTFVEDKKMVSVVSKDPVVAEILTTAFMICDDERVPVIASQFDIYEKHVYKL